The genome window CCAGTTCTTTCTTTTTTAATTTGCAAATTACCTTTGAGCAGCATATTCGATTTCTTGCTTATATGCATTTATAACAATATTTCGGTCATATTCCCTCATCATTTTTTTTCTTGCCGCACCCCCCATTTCCCTACGCTGATTCTGTGTAGTTAACAAAAACAAACGCATCGCTTCAATCAAACTGTCCACACTTTTGACTTCGCAACCATAGCCTGTTATATTTTCATCAAATGCTTCTTGACATCCTGGAATTCTTGTAGCAATCACTGGTCGCCCAGTTGCAGACGCTTCAAGCAGTACATTTGCCATACCTTCATGGTAAGAAGGCAGAACAATGCAATGACATTTGGCATAAAATGGATGCACAATATTCTGACGCCCATAATTTACTATCTCGCCTGCCTTTTCCGCCTTTTCTAAAGCTTTTGAATAATCTTCATCCCCCCATCCTACAATATCCAAAACAACATTTTTATTTTCATTGTGGATAACATGTATGGCCTGTAAAAGTTCTTCTATTCCCTTATCTTTCATTATGCGTCCAACAAATAAGAAATGAATACCTTCCGAATCTGAAGGATATGGTTCCAAACAATATGTATCCAAATTTACACCTGATCCCGGAATCAACCTTGTCTTCCCTTTCACTATACCTTTGTCTTCAAATAGCTTTAGGTTGCTTTTATTCTGGAAGAAAATACAGTTTGCTTTCTTTAATCCAATCTTATATAAAGATATTGATATGGTTGCCAACAGGCCCCCATTTTCAATCGTTGTACCAAGCCCTGTCACATTTGCGATGTATGGAATTCCTTTTCGACCGCATACCAACCCTCCATATACATTCGGCTTAATCGTATAGGTTAACACAACATCAGGTTTAATATTTGAAATAGTTTTTCTGTAGAAATGAACGAGTTTCAAATCTTTAATTGGATTAGTACTTCTTCGATCCAACACATTGCAAGAAACAAATTTGCACCCAATAGCCTCAATTTTCTCCACAAACTCTCCGCCCGGAACACAAAAGTACACTTCATGTTTC of Roseburia hominis contains these proteins:
- a CDS encoding glycosyltransferase family 4 protein; translation: MKILILANIDMGLYKFRRELLETLVEKHEVYFCVPGGEFVEKIEAIGCKFVSCNVLDRRSTNPIKDLKLVHFYRKTISNIKPDVVLTYTIKPNVYGGLVCGRKGIPYIANVTGLGTTIENGGLLATISISLYKIGLKKANCIFFQNKSNLKLFEDKGIVKGKTRLIPGSGVNLDTYCLEPYPSDSEGIHFLFVGRIMKDKGIEELLQAIHVIHNENKNVVLDIVGWGDEDYSKALEKAEKAGEIVNYGRQNIVHPFYAKCHCIVLPSYHEGMANVLLEASATGRPVIATRIPGCQEAFDENITGYGCEVKSVDSLIEAMRLFLLTTQNQRREMGGAARKKMMREYDRNIVINAYKQEIEYAAQR